A DNA window from Falco naumanni isolate bFalNau1 chromosome Z, bFalNau1.pat, whole genome shotgun sequence contains the following coding sequences:
- the ZCCHC9 gene encoding zinc finger CCHC domain-containing protein 9 — protein sequence MTRWARRSGAAGEKALAATPWEQMVAPGGRPGPLCLKKEQETRKKKNRKKKDYLNEDVNGFAAFLRQSSAGGEAAEAAGAGLDKEVAIALKKDKRRESRRLKRQEMKKNAMVCFHCREPGHGVADCPAVLESQDMGTGICYRCGSTEHDISKCKAKIDPAVGAFPYAKCFICGEMGHLSRSCPDNPKGLYAEGGGCRLCGSVEHFRKDCPEKQNADQVTVGRWAIGMSADYEEIAETPKVQKPKVKVPRVVTF from the exons ATGACCAGGTGGGCCCGCcggagcggcgcggccggcGAAAAGGCGCTGGCTGCCACCCCCTGGGAGCAGATGGTGGCGCCGGGGGGCCGCCCCGGCCCTCTCTGCCTGAAGAAGGAGCAAGAGACGAGGAagaagaagaacagaaagaaaaaggattatCTGAACGAAGACGTTAACGGGTTTGCGGCGTTCCTGAGGCAGAGCTCGGCGGGTGGCGAGGCGGCCGAAGCAGCCGGCGCTGGGCTGGACAAGGAGGTGGCCATAGCCTTGAAAAAGGACAAGCGGCGGGAGAGTAGGAGGCTGAAGAGgcaagaaatgaagaaaaatgccatg gtatGTTTCCACTGTAGAGAACCTGGCCATGGTGTTGCTGATTGTCCTGCAGTACTTGAAAGTCAAGATATGGGTACAGGAATCTGTTACCGGTGCGGATCCACAGAACATGACATcagcaaatgcaaagcaaaaatagaTCCAGCGGTTG GGGCATTTCCATATGCAAAATGTTTCATCTGTGGTGAGATGGGGCATCTGTCAAGGTCATGTCCAGATAATCCCAAAGGATTGTATGCTGAAG GTGGTGGATGCAGACTTTGTGGATCTGTGGAGCACTTCAGAAAAGACTGTCCGGAAAAACAGAATGCGG ATCAGGTTACGGTTGGACGATGGGCCATTGGAATGAGTGCAGATTATGAAGAAATTGCAGAAACGCCAAAGGTGCAGAAACCAAAAGTGAAAGTACCCAGAGTTGTGACGTTTTGA